In Marmota flaviventris isolate mMarFla1 chromosome 15, mMarFla1.hap1, whole genome shotgun sequence, a single window of DNA contains:
- the Tmem68 gene encoding DGAT1/2-independent enzyme synthesizing storage lipids isoform X2: MEKIPKEGPALIIFYHGAIPIDFYYFMAKIFIHKGRTCRVVADHFVFKIPGFSLLLDVFCALHGPREKCVEILRSGHLLAISPGGVREALFSDETYNIVWGNRKGFAQVAIDAKVPIIPMFTQNIREGFRSLGGTRLFRWLYEKFRYPFAPMYGGFPVKLRTYLGDPIPYDPKITAEELAEKTKNAVQALIDKHQRIPGNIMSALLERFHKKQKVN, from the exons ATGGAAAAAATACCAAAAGAAGGACCAGcacttataattttttatcatGGAGCTATTCCCATAGATTTTTACTACTTCATGGCTAAAATTTTTATTCACAAAGGCAGAACTTGCCGAGTAGTGGCTGATCACTTTGTCTTTAAAATTCCAG GGTTTAGTTTATTACTTGATGTATTTTGTGCTCTACACGGACCAAGAGAAAAATGTGTTGAAATTCTGAGGAGTGGTCACTTGTTAGCTATTTCACCAGGTGGAGTTCGAGAAGCCCTATTTAGTGATGAAACTTACAACATCGTATGGGGTAATCGAAAAGGCTTTGCTCAGGTTGCAATTGATGCAAAAGTG CCCATTATTCCTATGTTTACACAAAATATTCGAGAAGGATTTAGATCACTTGGAGGAACAA GGCTGTTTAGATGGCTTTATGAAAAATTCCGTTATCCGTTTGCTCCAATGTATGGCGGTTTTCCAGTGAAGTTACGGACTTATTTAGGTGATCCCATTCCATATGATCCAAAGATAACAGCAGAAGAATTAGCTGAAAAG acGAAGAATGCTGTTCAAGCTTTGATTGATAAGCACCAAAGAATTCCAGGAAACATTATGAGTGCTTTGTTAGAACGttttcataaaaaacaaaaggtcaACTAG
- the Tmem68 gene encoding DGAT1/2-independent enzyme synthesizing storage lipids isoform X1: MIDKNQTCASGQDSIPYMTCLIHILEEWFGVEQLEDYLNFANHLLWVFTPLILLILPYFTIFLLYLTIIFLHIYKRKNVLKEAYSHNLWDGARKTVATLWDGHAAVWHGYEVHGMEKIPKEGPALIIFYHGAIPIDFYYFMAKIFIHKGRTCRVVADHFVFKIPGFSLLLDVFCALHGPREKCVEILRSGHLLAISPGGVREALFSDETYNIVWGNRKGFAQVAIDAKVPIIPMFTQNIREGFRSLGGTRLFRWLYEKFRYPFAPMYGGFPVKLRTYLGDPIPYDPKITAEELAEKTKNAVQALIDKHQRIPGNIMSALLERFHKKQKVN, encoded by the exons ATGATAGACAAAAATCAAACCTGTGCTTCAGGACAGGATTCTATACCCTATATGACCTGTCTGATTCACATACTCGAAGAATGGTTTGGTGTGGAGCAATTGGAGGACTATTTGAATTTTGCAAACCATCTCTTGTGGGTTTTTACACCACTAATTCTTTTAATACTTCCTTATTTTACtatctttcttctttatcttactattattttcttacacatttataagagaaaaaatgtattaaaagaaGCTTATTCTCATAATTTATGGGACGGTGCAAGGAAAACAGTGGCAACTCTGTGGGATGGACATGCAGCAGTTTGGCATG GTTATGAAGTTCATGGGATGGAAAAAATACCAAAAGAAGGACCAGcacttataattttttatcatGGAGCTATTCCCATAGATTTTTACTACTTCATGGCTAAAATTTTTATTCACAAAGGCAGAACTTGCCGAGTAGTGGCTGATCACTTTGTCTTTAAAATTCCAG GGTTTAGTTTATTACTTGATGTATTTTGTGCTCTACACGGACCAAGAGAAAAATGTGTTGAAATTCTGAGGAGTGGTCACTTGTTAGCTATTTCACCAGGTGGAGTTCGAGAAGCCCTATTTAGTGATGAAACTTACAACATCGTATGGGGTAATCGAAAAGGCTTTGCTCAGGTTGCAATTGATGCAAAAGTG CCCATTATTCCTATGTTTACACAAAATATTCGAGAAGGATTTAGATCACTTGGAGGAACAA GGCTGTTTAGATGGCTTTATGAAAAATTCCGTTATCCGTTTGCTCCAATGTATGGCGGTTTTCCAGTGAAGTTACGGACTTATTTAGGTGATCCCATTCCATATGATCCAAAGATAACAGCAGAAGAATTAGCTGAAAAG acGAAGAATGCTGTTCAAGCTTTGATTGATAAGCACCAAAGAATTCCAGGAAACATTATGAGTGCTTTGTTAGAACGttttcataaaaaacaaaaggtcaACTAG